DNA from Coffea arabica cultivar ET-39 chromosome 10c, Coffea Arabica ET-39 HiFi, whole genome shotgun sequence:
TATAGAGAAACATTCTATTATTGCCGAAACAATAAACTCAGGAACAAACTCAAGCTTAAATCTTGTTAAGAAATGTAATCAACAATTTCACTAACTGTCACCCAGTTCCCTGTTGGCTTGAACAGCTTGGTGGTGGTACAGATCAGTTAATATATATACAGATGAAATATAATTAATCTTGTTTCTCTGTTCCTGTAATGTCCAAGCTTTGATGATTCTTCCTGTCGAGTTCCTGGCTATCATCCGTTTAGGAAGTAGCTGATCAGTTatgatttaaatttaataatATTTGCTGCTGGAGGTCCCATTGCTTCTTGTTTTAGTCTCAATTGTTTCACCAAAAGCTCTGACGCTGCGATGATTCAGCTTCAACTTCTTTGAGTTCTAGCCATTCTCTATACATTCTGTAGAAGGTGCCCTTCATCTATGTCGATTTTATTAAATTGAAACTTGTTTAGATTGATTACCTACAAAACACAAGGTCAAACGACATTGACTACTCTACGATTTGCTTCTAGGTACTTCTCCTATATTTTGCAAATCGCCATTCACTTCCTGTAATACTATTCTTCAAATAATTACCACTTCAATGTAATACCGACCAGCCTCCAAATAGCCTTCCAATTCCACAAACATCCAACCAGCAACTTGCAAAGAATTTTACCGAGGACATAAAGAACTACAGCCACACATAGGAAAGGCACATTAATACGTAGAAAACTTAGGCATGTAaacctttttcctctttctcaGACCAAAAATGCACAGGTGTCATTTACTTTATCTCCCGGCCAAAGCCACCACCCACAAGAACTTCAACTGGCAACTCGTTTGAAATCAATCTTTCAGTGTATGTTAACTGTAATATGCACCGTGCTTGTACAACAACAGTCTCGACTCTAAAAATTTGCAATCATTGCAATATTGGATTTGTACAGGTACTTTTGCGGGTGTTGGCGTACTATTTCTCATGATAGCTACTTATACCTTGTACAAAGTAGTGAAAAAGAGACGCAACAAAAAGCGCCAAGAGAAATTTTTTAAACGAAATGGAGGTCTTTTGTTGCAACACCAGTTATCTGCTGATGAAGGTGGGGTTGAGAAAACAATGCTATTCTCTGCTAAAGAATTGAACAAGGCCAGTGATGGATTCAATGAAAATCGCATACTAGGTCAAGGAGGTCAAGGTACAGTTTACAAAGGGATGCTAACGGATGGCAGAATTGTAGCAATCAAGAAGTCAAAAAAGGTTGATGAAAACCAATTGGGGCAATTCATCAACGAGGTTGTCTTGCTTTCACAAATCAATCATAGGAATGTGGTAAAGCTTCTAGGTTGTTGTCTGGAGACAGAAGTCCCACTACTAGTTTATGAATTTATCCCTAATGGAACCCTCTTTACCCTCATACATAATGGAAATAATGAGGAGCTTCCCTTGACTTGGAATTTGAGACTAAGAATAGCCATCGAGGTAGCAGGAGCATTGGCGTATCTACACTCAGCAGTTTCAATTCCAATCTACCACAGAGATATCAAATCCAGCAATATacttttggatgaaaaatacaTAGCAAAAGTATCAGACTTTGGAACTTCAAGGTCTGTGACAATTGACAAAACTCACTTAACTACTGTAGTTAAAGGGACTTTTGGCTATTTGGATCCAGAATATTTCCAGTCAAGCCAATTTACAGAGAAAAGTGATGTTTACAGCTTTGGGGTGGTCCTTGCTGAGCTTTTGACAAGACAAAAGCCAATATCCTCAGCAGCAACAGATGAAGATTGTAACTTGAGTTTGGCAACAAGGTTCCTGATATCCATGGAACAGGATTCTCTCAGAAATATTCTTGATCCTGAGCTCATAAATCAAGGGAATGAACAGGAGATCACAGCAGTTGCTAAACTTGCACAACGATGCTTAAACTTAAATGGGAAGAAAAGGCCAACTATGAAGGAAGTTGCCATTGGATTGGAAAGCATGAAACTATCATCAGTGCAGTCAACTACTccagaaaattttcaaagtCCAAGCCACAATGAGGGAGAATCTGTCGTGTTTTCTGATAACAATTATACATGGACAACTGAAGGTGATAGCTCTAGATCTGTTTCGGATGTCGATCCACTTATGAATAAGCACTAGTTCATTATTCTGTTAGTGGTTAGAGTTATACATTAAGTTCCCAGATATGCTCATACTGGCCATGTCATGCCCTGGGCATCCTGAAATTTGTTATGGTAACAAATAAGGAGTTTATGTTTTCTAAAATAACTTTgattatgaaaaatttttcatactAACGTAATTCTTCAATGCTTCTTTTAGTGCCATGTGAATTTCTAACTGGCCATCATGCCCATCACTGGGAAGATCACCTATGGAACTGTTGCTTAATTCAGCTTTTAAGTTTAGCCATATTCTTTGAACTTCATTTAGTTCATGGTTGCTAGTTTCATTAATAATTTCATAATTCAGTATCATAAGTCGATGGCTACTCTGTCCATATTTAGTATAGTTGAAAGGCCTAAAATGAATTCAAAACAGCAGTATTTTCGCAAAGTTCCAACCCATTCTCAATTAGCATTCCATCATAAATATTGGCACGAAATTACACATCGACTTCTATAATACTTCTTCATAAAGCCTACACTCTTATATCAGTACAgtgaaaattaaattaaaaaaaagtcaTGCTTGCTTCTGAGTGCTAAACTGACTAAAACATTATCTCTCATTATATATATTGGCCCAAGATCGATTATTGTCTAGTACTGTAGGTTCCTTTTAAGTTTTTGACTCACCAGCAAAAAATTTCAAAGCGTAAAACACAATAAAGAAGCTGCGAACATATCAATGGCGAATCCTCTCTCTCCTGAAGCCGAACTAGATGAATGTGTCAGTGTTGCCCACAAGGCTGGAGGAAATCATCGGAAGATGCCTACCGTGGCCAAAGGAGACGAATCAAGTCCTGTGAAAAGAATGGTGAAGGTCGAGTTACAGAGGCCGAAATCAGAGCAAAGGAAGCCATGCTTTCAATTATTTTAAAGATGTTCCCTTCTCATGCAGTACTGGAGAAGAAACAAAGTGGAGTAATCTTCAGGCAATGGCAGAAGGGGCGGCTGCTCCTGATTTTGTTTGGGATTTGGACCTTGTTGATCGAtaagtgtaattttattatttattttattattaattttctctATTACTTGATCCAATATGAATTAATTGTTAAATTCTActcattttttatattttacatttatttcaggaAGTAGATAGAAAATaccacaataagtgccaatttAACGGAAAAGGAGCCTAAGTAAGAGAGACTATCTCAGagggcatttttggaaaagaaaaacttaTGCTCATTTTGATAATTGCTGCAAGGACAGCGGAAggcagattttttttcttttcttttggccgCCGCACAGGAGCATAGGGGGAGGACCGAGATAGAAAAATTGTGCAGAGAACAGGCACTCCTTTGGAGTtgctttgtttgacttttctgTTTAGCTTTTTGGCAGTGATAGTCTCCCTCGTATGTGAGgatcttttgacttttctttgcATGACTTTTTAGTGggttcttttccttcttcatacGACGCCTTCAATCGAATTAAATTGATGGCCGCGGATCTTGCTTCAATTCTGTATGGATTCTTTGCATCAAATATCAACTAATTTCTTCACTCTAATCAAAGAACAATGGAGGTTTTGATTCACCTAAAAAAttatgagatcgatttaattttatcttttcattttatttattagtattcGCATATTCTCTTATTACAGTGATTATAATTGTCCAACTAATTGATTGTCTCgaatccggataattagttgatTGAATAATCTATtatcaattagggcattaaattcgtaattgtttaattactcTAAAATAATGACAAAtggcatgattggatttgtgtcaggggaatacgcgggttaacctaaaataaccctggtagtgcgttatttggttagaatagggttcCTCTAATACGTGAAGCAATTAgaaaattaaatcttatgggcgtacctaaatttatttcctaattagagcagtgattaacaggcgtaccttaatcaccgacgcAGTAAGGAGGGATTGACTGCCATCTCTTGTTTgatagttataacctatttattgataaataattggtaTTGCCTTTGcttcaatgatcaattaggtgtaccattgctgaagttatttcttgactagagccttagttatcattcatttgattttagtaacttgttatttaatttttaatagtttcttagattttatttgaatttctttgattgtcatcTTCTGCACAAAAACATTAATGTCTTTTGATTTGCATTGGAACTAAATATGTGCTTTATTCGTTAAGTATAGTCTGTAAAAGTATACACTTGCAAATGTGGCATTTGAAAAATAGGAAAGAAATGTTATTTGACTATAATTAACAATCAAAAATTGTATTTGTTAGTAATGTTACAGAAATTAAAATCAacaattaaattttataaaccGGTGTTGAGGAAACCTCCCTCAATTCATTTATTGTTTTACGAATCTTACCAAAAGCAAGCATGACAATCTAAGAACTGTAATACGAAACTAAGGAAATATATTTGCAATTGGTTGTTTTCACTAAAAATGCCCATGAACCatttaatgatttaatgataCCAACCTTGTGTGAAGTAAAATATGTATCCTCTCGCCATGTGGACGTATTTAAAATTTGTTATCTTTTATTAtgtctatatttttttttatttaaaataaatccCCTCATTTTCACGCGCTTCCCAAATCCATGGTTCATCATTTATATTCAATTTGATCAACTTTACTGATGACCTACCTCatataaatttgtattaattgTGTGTTCTATATTTGTTGTCCATGAAATTGTATGTATTGTTGTGTAATGAAATCGATAACAGTCCTTGAATAGTAGTACTGGTTTGGTTTTTTATGTCTATTACTAAAATATGTGACGTTAATGCCGAGGTATTGGCATTTTTTTCCACTCTTTCATCTTTAGAAGAGTGATATAAATCCATGCATATAGACACAGACATAAATGTATTGTGCGTGTATTTGAAGACAACATTTGCATCCTAAGCCAGCCATTGAGCTTTTGTGTCTCCATTATTGTTTCtgaagttttaaaatttttggaaatgtttaaaatgtcattattAGTTTTGTGCTTggattgaacccaaaaatatggTTGTATTAGTTAAGTTTAATTGGTAAAGTTAAAGTCTTCCAAACACACCATAG
Protein-coding regions in this window:
- the LOC140015756 gene encoding wall-associated receptor kinase 2-like, with the protein product MVSLKPAITPAASYPPLRIAKHGCSDTCGNITIPYPFGMTEDCYLESNFSVTCNHSYNPPKLFLQDSNVNVTKISLEGQLNILKFVARKCPDHPESDDEPSFRFPEFTINSTVNKFTAVGCDTYGFLQSFHSVKGTTVDQTIGCITMCFNPSAVVNGSSSGRGCCQTSIPQGMTNFELKAESYYNHRYVKEFSPCSFAFVVEEGKFNFTFDNLTNLRGVDKLPVVLDWGIGDETQTCETARKDSSTYACQHNTYCVNGSGNYKGYRCFCNEGYEGNPYLPNIGCRDIDECQKEETNDCKFGELCINVEGGYNCSCPKGYLKKDDGRGSGSCIPKPKKSYQALVAGTFAGVGVLFLMIATYTLYKVVKKRRNKKRQEKFFKRNGGLLLQHQLSADEGGVEKTMLFSAKELNKASDGFNENRILGQGGQGTVYKGMLTDGRIVAIKKSKKVDENQLGQFINEVVLLSQINHRNVVKLLGCCLETEVPLLVYEFIPNGTLFTLIHNGNNEELPLTWNLRLRIAIEVAGALAYLHSAVSIPIYHRDIKSSNILLDEKYIAKVSDFGTSRSVTIDKTHLTTVVKGTFGYLDPEYFQSSQFTEKSDVYSFGVVLAELLTRQKPISSAATDEDCNLSLATRFLISMEQDSLRNILDPELINQGNEQEITAVAKLAQRCLNLNGKKRPTMKEVAIGLESMKLSSVQSTTPENFQSPSHNEGESVVFSDNNYTWTTEGDSSRSVSDVDPLMNKH